In Mangifera indica cultivar Alphonso chromosome 1, CATAS_Mindica_2.1, whole genome shotgun sequence, a single genomic region encodes these proteins:
- the LOC123228861 gene encoding receptor-like protein 6 — MFLLSDLVSLDLSNNRLSMPQHGFNKLLQNLTKLRYLHLETVGMSTVSTGSLVNLSSSLISLNLRLTGVQGKFPSEIFLFPFLQRLILSANEHITGNLPEFNKCSPLKVLDLSNCNFQGSLPSSLGNLTEITCMDLSWNSFTGQVPTSLSKLVQLTGLSLTHNNFSGKFPNVLGNLSKLETLDLSVNIFSGQLPTSIFNVNGLRYLDFSYNQFKGEFPSQISGLPYLGDIKLNNNLLGGRVPAWLFTLPSLESLDLSHNKLTGPMEQFQHPGPISKVYLRDNMIHGPIPDSIFQLLGLVQLSLANNNFSGNVQVEMLSELKNLTHIDLSYNALLSVTGKVILPQLNEVFLSSCSLTAVPLFLGSVSYLNLDLSNNSIYGRISQLALGNCSNLSYLNLSHNLLTSVEYISSMVNPEILDLSSNLLRGQLVDLPSSLTFFSASNNDLTGVIPPSFCNGSRVQSLDLSYNGLSGNIPECLVKSNAQFEFLNLAMNNFHGSIESLTFPNQCDVTALMLNDNQLEGPLPSSLVNCQGLDILDVGNNRINDSFPNCFMVPLAIPAQDFSSLG; from the exons ATGTTTCTCCTATCTGATCTTGTTTCACTTGATCTCTCCAACAATCGCCTAAGCATGCCCCAACATGGTTTCAATAAGCTGTTGCAAAATTTAACGAAATTAAGATATCTTCATCTTGAAACTGTTGGCATGTCTACTGTTTCAACTGGTTCTTTAGTAAACTTGTCTTCTTCTTTGATATCCCTCAACCTTAGGTTAACAGGGGTGCAAGGCAAATTTCCAAGTGAAATTTTTCTATTTCCATTTCTCCAGCGGCTAATATTGTCAGCAAATGAACACATCACAGGTAATTTGCCAGAGTTTAATAAGTGCAGTCCTCTCAAAGTACTAGATCTTTCTAATTGCAATTTCCAAGGGTCACTTCCATCATCACTCGGAAACCTTACAGAAATCACCTGTATGGATTTGTCATGGAACAGTTTTACTGGTCAAGTCCCAACTTCATTATCTAAACTTGTCCAGCTCACTGGGTTATCTCTTACACACAACAATTTTTCTGGAAAATTTCCAAATGTTTTGGGTAATCTTAGTAAATTAGAGACTTTAGATCTCTCCGTTAATATTTTCAGTGGCCAGTTGCCAACATCAATATTCAACGTGAATGGACTTCGTTACCTGGACTTTTCTTATAATCAATTTAAAGGTGAATTTCCTAGTCAGATAAGCGGTCTTCCATATCTAGGTGACatcaagttaaataataatcttCTAGGTGGCAGGGTACCAGCATGGTTGTTTACTCTGCCATCTTTGGAGAGTTTAGATCTTTCCCACAATAAACTCACAGGTCCGATGGAGCAGTTCCAGCACCCTGGTCCAATAAGTAAAGTTTATTTGCGTGATAACATGATTCATGGTCCAATTCCAGATtcgatttttcaacttttgggTCTCGTACAACTATCACTTGCAAACAATAACTTCAGTGGTAATGTGCAGGTAGAGATGCTTTCAGAGCTCAAAAATCTGACGCATATTGATCTTTCATATAATGCCCTTTTGTCAGTAACAGGAAAGGTCATCTTGCCCCAGCTTAATGAagtctttttatcttcttgtaGCTTAACTGCAGTCCCGCTTTTCTTGGGCAGTGTAAGTTATTTAAATCTAGACCTTTCCAATAACTCAATCTATGGCCGAATTTCCCAATTGGCGCTTGGAAATTGTTCCAACTTGTCTTACTTAAATCTGTCACACAATTTACTTACCAGTGTTGAGTACATTTCATCCATGGTCAACCCTGAAATTCTTGACCTTTCATCCAACTTACTCCGAGGACAACTTGTGGATCTACCATCTAGCCTTACGTTCTTCTCAGCTTCAAACAATGATCTGACAGGAGTGATCCCTCCATCATTTTGTAATGGGAGCAGAGTTCAATCCCTTGACTTGTCCTATAATGGCTTAAGTGGAAACATTCCAGAATGTCTTGTGAAAAGCAATGCACAGTTCGAGTTCTTGAATTTGGCAATGAACAACTTCCATGGTAGTATAGAATCTCTGACGTTTCCCAATCAATGTGATGTGACAGCTCTTATGCTTAATGACAATCAGTTGGAGGGACCATTACCATCCTCTTTGGTTAATTGCCAAGGTTTGGATATCCTTGATGTTGGGAATAACAGGATTAATGATAGCTTTCCGAATTG TTTCATGGTCCCATTGGCAATTC